One part of the Synechococcus sp. UW179A genome encodes these proteins:
- a CDS encoding DUF3104 domain-containing protein, with product MGDEPGLDQRKNKRTSMPIYPPLGPPTSNVIDAASAFLSIRPGQFIIVRELTPTTERVDIERNWWLGQVIFCKGWGKHSKLNSLFQVADVEDGAIRWVHPTQVTHVLHGLDGIGQEGWDGFED from the coding sequence ATGGGCGACGAACCAGGGTTAGACCAGAGGAAGAACAAACGTACTTCAATGCCGATTTATCCTCCCTTGGGACCGCCCACCTCAAACGTCATCGATGCGGCTTCAGCTTTCCTGTCGATCCGCCCTGGTCAGTTCATCATCGTCAGAGAACTGACACCTACCACTGAGAGAGTTGATATCGAAAGGAACTGGTGGTTAGGGCAAGTGATTTTCTGCAAGGGATGGGGGAAACATTCAAAGCTGAACTCGCTTTTTCAGGTGGCAGACGTTGAAGACGGCGCAATTCGCTGGGTTCATCCCACCCAGGTAACCCACGTCCTGCATGGACTGGACGGGATTGGACAAGAAGGCTGGGATGGATTCGAGGATTAA